CCGCCCATCCCCGTCTCTACCATTGCGGGCGCGGCGTCCGGATCGCCGGAGGCTACGGAGCGCAGCGCGTCCCCGCCCAAGCGGCCGACGCCGACGCCGCCAATCTGCTCTACGAGCCGGGCCAGGCGGAGCGGTGGCCGGCGACCCTCGACCCGGCCGGTTACACCGCGGCCCGGGCGGCGGAGCGCGTCGCCGAGGCGGGCGGGATCTGCCTGAAGACCTTCGTGGAGCCCGGCTTCGGCGGCGCTTTTCATTGGCCCGTCCCGCGCCCGGAGACGCTCGCGGCCTTGCGCGAGGCGGCGCACCGGCGCGGGCTCGTCTTCGTCGTCCACGCGAATGGGGTCGATTCCTGGCGCGCGGCGCTCGACGCGGGAGCCGACGTGATCGCCCACGGCCTTTGGCACTGGCCCGGCGATCGCATGGGCCTGACGCCCCCGGCCCAGGCCGCCGGCGTGATCGAGTCGGCGGCGCGCGCCAAGGTCTTCGTCCAACCCACGCTGCAGGCGGTCTACGGCGACGAGTCGGTGTTCGATTCGTCCCTCTTGCGGGACCCGCATCTTGCGGAGGCGTTGCCCCGCTCCGTCGTGGCCTATCTGCAGGGGGAGGAGGGGCAGGCCGCGCGGCGCGCCGTCGCCGGCGAATACCGGCTCGCCGTCGCGGAGCTCTTCGCCCCCGCGTCTCCCGACCCCGCGACGGCGATGCTGGTCGGCCCGATCCGCGCGACCGCCACGCTCCGGTTGATGCTGGCGCAGAGGGTGAAGCTCCTGTTCGGAAGCGACACCCCCGCCAATGAAGGGATCGGCAACCCACCCGGCCTGAACGGGCTGCTGGAGCTGCGGCGCTGGTTCGAGGCGGGCGTGCCGCTGTCGCGGATCTTCCGGGCCTCGACGCTCGACAACGCCGCCGCCTTCGGACTTTCGAAAGAGCTCGGATCGATCGAGGTGGGCAAGCGGGCGGATCTATTGCTTCTGCGCGCCAACCCTCTGGAATCGATCGCGGCCTACGGCGCGATCGAGACGGTTTTCCTGAACGGCGAACCGCTGCCCCGGAAATCTCTCCTGCCGGCGCCTTGAGCTCGTGGCGCCCGCATCCTCAGCTCGACCCTTCAGAGCGTAGTCCAGGTGGCGGCCGAGAACGGGATACGAATCGGAGCCGGCCTTCAAGCGCCCCTTCCGGGTCCCTCGGGCCCGATTCAGCGAACAAGCCCGGCCCGCGGCCTATTAATAAGGTAGAGCCTTCGCTTCGCCCGGGCCTGCCCTGTCGCTGACGGCGCGTTGACATCCCTGCGAAGCGGACGCCGCCCTGCACCATCCGATCGTTCTCCGACCTTCGCCGTCGGGGAGGCGGGTGGCGGAGAAAGCGCTCGGGCTGTCAGGAGGCGATGGGCTGCGAGGGAGGAAAATGCCGCGGCGCCGTGGATTGGTCCGGCGCCGGCGCCGCGGCGGAAAAAGCTAGTAGCAGAGGGCGTTCTCGCCCGCGTTCTCATCCGATCCGGAGCTCTTGTTCTCGCACACTCCGAAGGAGGGATACATCAGCGACGAGGGATTGTTCGTGTGGCACAGGCCGATGACGTGCCCGAACTCGTGCTCCGCGACGCCGTTCAGGTAGAACGCGGGGCCCGCGGCGCAGGGACATTGGCCGCCGCCGGCGGTCCAGCGGTAGGCGGTGGTGATCCGGACGTCGGCTTCGTAGAGATTCGCGAACAGGTTGCCCTTGCAGGCGAAGGTCCTCTGGCGGTCGTAGCTCAGGAGGTTGGTGACGCCGAGCGTCTGACCGCCGAGGTTGGCCCATCCCGCGACGTTCTCGCCGTCGCGCTTGTTGGCGGTCTTCGTCGTGGTCCCGGTGTAACGGATCGCCTTCCAGGCCGAAGTC
The genomic region above belongs to Candidatus Polarisedimenticolia bacterium and contains:
- a CDS encoding amidohydrolase family protein, translating into MPKWIALPFFTALGFAACQRPAPPLKIVDEGVVIEDVTVLSPDRQAPLEHAAVAVRNGRIAAIGTDLVAGPQARRIDGRRRFLIPGLIDSHVHPGHQGPLDDAAIGSHPELLAAYREQLPRAFLAFGFTTLVDLDLEGETRAWFDAAPAHPRLYHCGRGVRIAGGYGAQRVPAQAADADAANLLYEPGQAERWPATLDPAGYTAARAAERVAEAGGICLKTFVEPGFGGAFHWPVPRPETLAALREAAHRRGLVFVVHANGVDSWRAALDAGADVIAHGLWHWPGDRMGLTPPAQAAGVIESAARAKVFVQPTLQAVYGDESVFDSSLLRDPHLAEALPRSVVAYLQGEEGQAARRAVAGEYRLAVAELFAPASPDPATAMLVGPIRATATLRLMLAQRVKLLFGSDTPANEGIGNPPGLNGLLELRRWFEAGVPLSRIFRASTLDNAAAFGLSKELGSIEVGKRADLLLLRANPLESIAAYGAIETVFLNGEPLPRKSLLPAP
- a CDS encoding matrixin family metalloprotease; translated protein: MSRKRSLRTTVVLAGIAGCLLLASSIAGAYCLIGVRWPSTADVRYNPSGKVTSGQCISASQMDGAVTGGTSAWKAIRYTGTTTKTANKRDGENVAGWANLGGQTLGVTNLLSYDRQRTFACKGNLFANLYEADVRITTAYRWTAGGGQCPCAAGPAFYLNGVAEHEFGHVIGLCHTNNPSSLMYPSFGVCENKSSGSDENAGENALCY